The Juglans regia cultivar Chandler chromosome 2, Walnut 2.0, whole genome shotgun sequence genome includes a window with the following:
- the LOC109013414 gene encoding CBS domain-containing protein CBSX5-like, producing MAVSFLANVVSDLCLGKPALRSLPISATVADALAALKNTDDNFISVWDCVDHSAKVEFGDDNVGVGRECRCVGKVCMVDVICYLCRDENLLSPSAALKAPVSAILPKIPGLVRHLEPSSRLWEAIDLILQGAQNLVVPIQTELSSYSRRKQLQKPSTTGPTTIHNGREFCWLTQEDVIRFLLGSIGLFSPLPALSVDTLGIITTDILAIDYYSPASSAIGAISRSLSEQTSVAVVDGDGGLIGEISPFTLACCDETVAAAITTLSSGDLMAYIDCGGPPEDLVRVVKARLKEKNLEGMLEEFNILTASGTSSSSSSSDEESLLSTSRSGRYSRSMSYSARMVRRAEAIVCHPKSSLVAVMIQAIAHRVNYVWVVEDDCSLVGIVTFCNMLKIFREHLETMGWKG from the exons ATGGCAGTGAGCTTTTTGGCGAACGTGGTATCAGACCTCTGTCTCGGCAAACCAGCCCTGAGGTCCTTGCCCATCTCTGCCACCGTCGCTGACGCTTTGGCGGCCTTGAAAAATACCGACGACAACTTCATCAGCGTATGGGACTGCGTCGACCACTCGGCCAAGGTTGAGTTTGGTGACGACAACGTCGGCGTTGGCCGCGAGTGCCGTTGCGTTGGCAAGGTGTGCATGGTGGATGTGATATGCTATCTTTGCAGGGATGAGAATCTGTTGTCCCCTTCTGCTGCTCTGAAGGCGCCTGTTTCTGCAATCTTGCCAAAGATTCCTGGACTCGTGAGGCATCTGGAGCCATCTTCGAG ATTGTGGGAAGCCATCGATCTAATTCTGCAAGGAGCCCAGAACCTCGTGGTGCCGATACAAACCGAACTAAGCAGCTATTCAAGAAGAAAACAGCTCCAAAAACCCTCGACCACCGGCCCTACTACCATCCACAACGGCCGCGAATTCTGCTGGTTGACTCAAGAGGACGTGATCCGGTTCCTTCTCGGCTCCATCGGTCTCTTCTCCCCGCTCCCGGCGCTCTCTGTTGACACTCTTGGCATTATCACCACCGACATCTTAGCCATTGACTATTACTCCCCTGCCTCTTCGGCAATTGGAGCTATATCCCGCTCTCTCTCTGAGCAAACTTCCGTGGCTGTAGTTGATGGTGACGGAGGTTTGATCGGAGAGATCTCACCCTTCACCCTCGCCTGCTGCGACGAAACCGTCGCAGCAGCCATCACCACTCTATCCTCCGGAGACCTCATGGCCTACATTGATTGTGGAGGACCCCCGGAGGATCTAGTCAGGGTGGTGAAGGCGAGGTTAAAGGAAAAGAATTTGGAAGGCATGCTGGAGGAATTCAACATTCTAACAGCTTCCGGAACATCGTCGTCATCATCTTCATCGGACGAGGAGTCTTTGTTATCTACTTCAAGATCAGGAAGGTATAGCAGGTCTATGAGTTACTCGGCGCGGATGGTGAGGAGAGCGGAGGCAATAGTTTGTCACCCCAAGAGCTCTTTGGTGGCAGTGATGATCCAGGCAATTGCTCATCGTGTGAATTATGTTTGGGTTGTCGAGGATGATTGCAGCTTGGTTGGGATAGTGACATTCTGTAACATGTTAAAAATTTTCCGGGAACATTTGGAGACGATGGGATGGAAAGGTTAA